A part of Polynucleobacter sp. MG-Unter2-18 genomic DNA contains:
- a CDS encoding ferredoxin, whose protein sequence is MSFKHHVFFCLNQRSNGEDCCDRHNAFALFDYAKKRVKELGLSGPGKIRINKAGCLDRCADGPVAVIYPEGIWYTFIDTEDVEEIIQSHLIQGRPVERLQLA, encoded by the coding sequence ATGAGTTTTAAACACCATGTTTTTTTCTGCCTAAACCAGCGCAGTAATGGCGAAGATTGTTGTGATCGTCACAACGCTTTTGCTCTTTTTGATTATGCAAAAAAGCGTGTCAAAGAATTGGGCTTATCTGGCCCGGGAAAAATCCGCATTAACAAAGCAGGATGCTTAGATCGTTGTGCTGATGGCCCAGTAGCAGTAATTTATCCAGAGGGCATTTGGTACACATTTATTGATACTGAAGATGTTGAAGAAATTATTCAGTCGCACTTAATACAAGGGCGTCCAGTAGAGCGCCTGCAATTGGCTTAA